The sequence TATGGTACGGCTTTATGGTAACCATCACCAAAGTGTCACCACATCACCTGTCTGCAGTTTAAAAGGAAGCAGACAAAAGCACCGGGTGTTCTTATGTGTTGATCAGCAGTGTGAGCTTTAGGTTCTTTAGGTAATTCTGGCTTCCAGTAACATCAGTTGCcaaaaatctttcaaataagGTTCAAATAAAACCTCCATACCAGCCGTGCGAGTCTCTTACATGGCTCATAGATTGTAAGTAAAAATGTGCCACTGCAGATTCAAGCAAGATACTCCGTGTCTCCTAAAATTCCTTCAAATAAAGATCCACTGCTCAAAGAAAGTTCAGGAACACTTTGAACACATACTGGTCTCAGTGGGGGGAAAGCCATGCTGGATACTGATATGGACCGGGGAATGTTTTAGGAACGAAAAGATGGgaatgaaaatgatcaacctAGAGAGGGCCGAATTCAAAGACACAACACAAATAAAAGTGAAGCAATGATGCAGCCAGTCTGTTGTCCCGATCCCTGATATCAGGCAGGTGCCGTTGCCTAGCCTGTAGACATCTGTGTGTCCCCCCATAGATATGCCTCCCCAGACCATTCCTGACCCACCACCAATCTGGTCATGCCGAACgatgttacaggcagcataacGTTCTCTACAGCTGCTCCAGACCCTTTCACATGTGTCACGTGTCCTCAGCACACtcatgaactgtgtgtgtgttcctttctttttttgagcagtgtttatAGTTTTCAAACTGCTGTAATTGACTCATTAGCTCCCAGAAAGGGTCACAGGTCAGCCAACATTTAAAACTGTGATGAAAACTACTACCCATGGTAACATTTGCTGCATCGATCTGTCCAATGATGGTCAGCAGTGGACAGGAACAATTCCAGGGGTTTCCCTGTAGGTTCAGTACCTGATGGGACCAGACAGAGCGAggtaaatgaaataataacacATCCTGTACAGGAAACACTTACATGTGCAGCCCTAAATCCCcatacacatgcatgcatttcTTTATGCATGTCATGTCTAGATTAGTTCTAACTAAACTCTAAGTTAGCAGATTCTTTTTGAAATGCTCGTTTTACCTGTAACTTGTTCAGCCCACTGATCAGCTGTGCAGGGAGGCTTGTTAGCAAGTTGTGGGTCAGGTCCAACTCTGTCAGGACCTCCAGGTCACTGAAAGCCTGAGGGTGAAGGCTACAAAAACAGCACAGCAGAATTATATTACACTTGATTACATACCACACTGTACTTGGATATATTACTAACATGCAACAGTAGTACGTTTTAACAAGTATGCACCAATATCAAAATCAAACCAGTTTAATGGTTGGTGTTTAACACACAGTATACTTAAAGCAGCTAATTAGCATTTAGCTAGAAGTTAGACTTTTGCTAGCCTACTGACCTGCTGATGTTGTTTCTGGCGAGAGACAGCACTCTGAGGTTTGGTACCACAGAGAAGTATTTGGCTGGAATAGCAGTGATCCAGTTAGCATCCAAGTGAAGCTCTACCAGGCTGGGATAGCTAGCTAGTGCTTGTTGGTCCGTGTCATTCAGAGTAATTAGGTTCCCTTCAATCATCAGTTtggtaacatttacattttcagagtTTTCAGGGATGACTTGAAGATGTTTGTTGGTGAAGTTTGCTGTCAGCTGATGGGTGGAACAGGAACAATTCACTGTCTCATTATTTTTCACGAGCCCTACAGTGAGCCACAGCAGGAGGAGAGGCTGCCAGCACCTCTCCATCACACCACACTGAAAGGAAATGGATACAAAGTCCTGTAACCAACACGTGACAGAGAAAACACGCTCATTCCTTAACAAAACcagtaattaattcattttttgcCTGGTAGAATTCAGCTTTTTGATTGAAAAAGCATTACTACGGCACAGA is a genomic window of Astatotilapia calliptera chromosome 9, fAstCal1.2, whole genome shotgun sequence containing:
- the LOC113029081 gene encoding leucine-rich repeat-containing protein 19 — translated: MERCWQPLLLLWLTVGLVKNNETVNCSCSTHQLTANFTNKHLQVIPENSENVNVTKLMIEGNLITLNDTDQQALASYPSLVELHLDANWITAIPAKYFSVVPNLRVLSLARNNISSLHPQAFSDLEVLTELDLTHNLLTSLPAQLISGLNKLQVLNLQGNPWNCSCPLLTIIGQIDAANVTMGGPQVICASPAEQAGRDLLNAAALYSTLLPSVTPDPQKPKTPVHPQQTSGPSVIMTTTQSTGQNNSTSKDPTPALGNTWKFTASVAILAVATSMLIVCAVKGPSWYKLFHNYRHRQLQQEVEEGDEDFVSTEFSATGRHPTHQTFSFEPMNRQIDEEQEEQEYFEDPYIRREE